Part of the Cydia fagiglandana chromosome 2, ilCydFagi1.1, whole genome shotgun sequence genome, ACTAGATGATTTTTATCTACAAAACATATTACATCTACATAATTACATGATTAAAAAGGGAATCATTCTATATAAACAAATGTAACTAATTATCGGAAAAAGTAACTAAGAACTATTATTGCAAAATGTCCgtgatatattttttgtttaaataattacattgtttactacttacaattaattaacaatatttatagAAATGCAATATAACATTAGCAGTAACTTCTAAAACTacaaacaatttttattaaatcttATAAAAACAATGACTTATTGCACTGTATGAAATTAACGACTAAAATATTTAGAAGTGGACATTAACAGAtacatgtattttttatttatttttaatattttttttataaagttaaGTGAGCATTATAATATTTTCAGTGTAACTGGTATTTCTTATACCtaggtatttattataattatattcgaATGTTTGTAGTATGAATGTTATACAACCTTCTCATCCAATGTTGGTTAGACATGAACATAGTTGTCTACCCAAACGTACCTAGTAATTTCTCAAAACCTTTTCCATGAGACATCCTTCAGACTTCAGCAGCCTTTTCAATCGTCAGTTAACAACCAAAATTCACTAGGCATCAAATACCTTAAAACCACAATTTCTACACAATAAAGAATAGAGATAGTCCGTTTTTTTCCAGATTAGAAAATCTATAACCTCAAAAGTAGGGGTAACTTTTTCCTCCAAAATTAAATCTGACTAACTGTGCATTGAATTATAGTGTGGTGTAGTTTACATATTAGAAAAATAGTAATCTTAAAAAACGGTTTATAGTGAGTTTTGGTTGACGACTCCTGACAGTCCTGACTGCTCAGCATGGCTGGTGTTGTCGCGTGACTCCATACTCCATACTTGAAGTAGCGCTTGAAATGTCATGCTAAGCGGTCTGGGCATAAGCTAAGGAGCCGTGCGTAAACCTTTCATTATAGTTATGAATGTATCAAGTCAAGTCAAGCGTATATATCACTAAAATAGGCACAATAAGATTCGTCGCTTTCAAACATTATCGTTGACGTCTACGTCACAATAAAGCGAGGTaccaaaatgtataaatactATTGCTATGTATAActttaaattttgtatggacttTAGCGTCCTTAAAGTATAAAGGTGACCAGTACCTTCACCCAACTCATCTAATAATAAATTGTTTACACTTGTAAGTGCCAAGTTCACCATCTAAACAAAGCATAATAGACTTGTTCGTCTTATATCATTGCAATAGGATTAAAACGTATATATGTACATGTTTATTACCGTTACACCCGTATTGGCATACAGACAATGTTCAATAAAGAAACAAATCAATTCCATGTCGATCATTAATCGGAACAAAATGCTTTGGGAAATTTCTTCCCACTCGTTCCTTAGGACCATGATTGTAAAATCTATAGGACAAATAGGAATGACCTAAGTTTCCAATGAGAGTTTCCGCGATCGAtattttcactagatggcagcaccgcatagacctagtattacatagatgagctatacgcgtgcctccgtgagggacaaaacatacgcaaagcgacaatattaaaaacacgttttaacattcctgacaacataccaaaaacaatctacgtaattcggtcgggttatttgttgcccaccataaaccatactaaatttttggtcgggaacaaacaaaaagtgagactgtgacaaggacaagcaataatacccctttctctgctactcctactgtattttccataagtgcatctcgttcggtcgtttggccccgcccccgtgtcatctctatattattgtacctctatgtaaGTTTccaatgagggtttccgcgatcgagattttcactagatggcagcaccgtgacgagaggtcttttctcagctgctgtcaaaatccaccaaaaaaaaaacatggttaaacatgattggtggattatgacagctagacctctcgccacTGCTGTCATCTAGTGAAAACTCGATCGCGGGAACCCTCATTGGACAAGTGTGATTCGGATATGTGATTTTCCGTAATTAAAACTGGGttttattagaaatttaatttggTATATGGTTTGGTATTTCAATTTcaccaaatatatttttatacctcTTCCGACAATAAAATTACGGAACAAACTATGTATGATCGTAATCACACGAAATCATACATTTTTAATCCTCCTCACATTAGAGTATATTCATTAACTTCACGTGGTTTATCCATCAACTTTCATTTAACCAGCAGCATTTTTCATATGATCAAAAATCATAAAATCATATTTTTCGACTCTAGAACTTTTCAGAACAGATTCTCTCCACTCATTGGACTAGACTATCATTCACTCATTCGTTCATCATTCATCAgcgacctgatgatgatgacgtaaCCGTCACTTTGCCACGACGCCCATTATCTGGCTCTGGTAGTCAACAAAGTCCATTACCTTCTGTGCGATGGTCCGCTTTCGTACCAGCATGGCGGCGGCCTGAGAAAATAAGAGAATTATTAATTTGCGTGAAAACGGTACCTATATAGATACATTGGATAACATTGTTGTAGATGGTTTAAAAGTTAAATCAATTTAAGAGTTATTTTAATCTCAAAATTATTACATTCCTCGGACCTACATCTGCAGATCCTGCAGATCAgtaagaatttaagaaatacTAATTATACACACACAGAAAAACCAAATTTATTTAgtagtagcacagaataaataatagtgctaggtacagaagactcactctctaacaaaacgtgtttgttacgatcagcacagatatggccgctaggtggcgacagcgccacgtgcggcttatggcaaaccccaaaattgaggtcggacggatggacttttagctacctgtagcaaagcgacggaatcgcggagtgagccacgcctggtagttAGTAGTAATTTTCCGGGACCCCCTAGGGTTCGACCCCAGACTGTACCTGTTGGAACTTGTGCTGGTTCCGGCGGATGTAGGCCTGTGTGTCGGTGACTAGGCTGTTCATATTGTCGGGGTTAATTTCCATGGCGCACTCCTCCATGAGAGGTTATAAGGAAGGTAGGTGGTTCGAATCCTGTACCTGTTGGAACTTGTGCTGGTTCCGGCGGATGTAGGCCTGCGTGTCGGTGACTAGGCTGTTCAGTTTGTCGGGGTTGATCTCGTCCATGGCGCATTCCTCCATCAGGGGAGGGTTGAAGCGGTAGTAGCTGCCCGGGGGTAGGAGGTCGTTCAACACTAGATGGGTACCTGGTTAAACAAAGAAGGAATGTGAGACAACATAACCATGTATTATTTTATCGGGAAgacaataaaaactattttcggcAAGCCAGATTCACATCATTCTCATCATCGACTTCGTGTaatattgtgatttttttcaAAGCCAAGTCTAATATCTTGTTAAAGTTGTATTTCTAACCAGTCACTGGTGCTTCCTTCTGCAGACCTTTCCTTTGACTCTGATAGCCAAGGTGCTTGTGTATTACTTTACCATTGCCAACGTATCTACGTTCAGTCATCTGCCTGTCTTATAATACCGTTGTACAAAAGTGCCATGGGAAACGGAACCTTCGGTATCGGTAGCAGAGTCCAAAATCTTGTTATACTGGTCCCAGGTGCTTCCTTCTGCAGTCCCTTGCTTAAGCTCTGATAGTCAAGATGTTTGTGAAGGGCTTTGCCAGTATCAATCGAGATTACTGTACTATAAGGAGGATAGAAAAAAGGTGCAAAGAAAAACCAACCTTTAGTGTTGGTAGCAGAGTCCAAAATCTTGTTAATATTGTCCTTCCAACTGGTCCCAGGCGCTTCCTTCTGCAGACCATTGCTTAAGCTCTGATAGTCGTGGTGTTTGTGAAGGGCTTTGCCAGTATAAACGGAGACTACTGTTCTACAAGGAGGATAGAAAAAAGGTGCAAAGAAAAACCAACCTTCAGTGTCGGTAGCAGAGTCCAAAATCTTGGTAGCAGAGTCCAAAATCTTGTTAATCTTGTCCTTCCATCTGGTCCCAGGTGCTTCCTTCTACAGACCATTGCTTAAGCTCTGATGGTCGAGGTGTTTGTGAAGAGCTTTGCCAATACCAATCGAGATTACTGTTCTACAAGGATAGAAAAAAGGTGCAAAGCAAAACCAACCTTCGGTATCTGTAGCAGAGTCCAAAATCTTGTTAAACTTGTCCTTCCAACTAGTCCCAGGTGCTTCCTTCTGCAGACCCTTGCTTAAGCTCTGATAGTCGAGGTGTTTGTGAAGAGCTTTGCCAGTACCAATCGAGATTACTGTTCTACAAGGATAGAAAAAAGGTGCAAAGCAAAACCAACCTTCGGTATCGGTAGCAGAGTCCAAAATCTTGTTAAACTTGTCCTTCCAACTGGTCCCAGGTGCTTCCTTCTGCATACCATTGCTTAAGCTCTGATAGTCGAGGTGTTTGTGAAGAGCTTTGCCAGTACCAATCGAGATTACTGTTCTACAAGGATAGAAAAAAGGTGCAAAGCAAAACCAACCTTCGGTGTCTGTAGCAGAGTCCAAAATCTTGTTAAACTTGTCCTTCCAACTGGTCCCAGGCGCCTCCTTTTGCAGACCATTGCTTAAGCTCTGATAGTCGAGGTGTTTGTGAAGGGCTTTGCCAGTACCAATCGAGATTACTGTTCTACAAGGATAGAAAAAAGGTGCAAAGCAAAACCAACCTTCAGTATCGGTAGCAGAGTCCAAAATCTTGTTAAACTTGTCCTTCCAACTGGTCCCAGGTGCTTCCTTCTGCATACCATTGCTTAAGCTCTGATAGTCGAGGTGTTTGTGAAGAGCTTTGCCAGTACCAATCGAGATTACTGTTCTACAAGGATAGAAAAAAGGTGCAAAGCAAAACCAACCTTCGGTATCGGTAGCAGAGTCCAAAATCTTGTTAAACTTGTCCTTCCAACTGGTCCCAGGTGCTTCCTTCTGCAGACCATTGCTTAAGCTCCGATAGTCGAGGTGTTTGTGAAGAGCTTTGCCAGTACCAATCGAGATTACTGTTCTACAAGGATAGAAAAAAGGTGCAAAGCAAAACCAACCTTCGGTATCGGTAGCAGAGTCCAAAATCTTGTTAAACTTGTCCTTCCAACTGGTCCCAGGCGCCTCCTTCTGCAGACCATTGCTTAAGCTCTGATAGTCGAGGTGTTTGTGAAGGGCTTTGCCGGTTCCTACGGAGATGACCGTTCCGTTTTGGAGAGCTTTAGCGCCGAATAGGAGTTTGGCTTCATGGAGACCGACGCCTGTTGGGTTGTTCACCATTATGCCGCCATCCTGGGAACAAAAATGAACTTTGTCAtaacgtttaaaaaaaattataacaaaattgTGACATCTAGTACACTACTGCCATCTATCTTTcagtacattttatttatagcatATGCCTTAGACTTTAGAGGATGTTGAGGAAGGATCGaccctatttatttaaactagTTATTCGCCGAAGACAATTACAACTCATAACTCTTTAGCCTATAGGCCGATCATTTTCATTATCATATTTAATCCAAAAATTTGGAGAATTCTCACTCGTTGCAATAGATTGTCCAACCGTGccgcttaacttcaaacccgggtaaataaattcgattaataccaaaatcgcataatctaaCGATTTCTAacagatggatttaccagagtttgaagttaagacTTATTGGAATTTGTAGAAATACACCgcgtttttattgaattccgttaacttcggggtatggttaagtacgtttaagagaactaaatggcatagttaattttgaaaaaaaaattttttttttactttaaaaaaatatatatatgtttaaaaagtaagtaattaaatgtagcatgtagcgttgttgtaacacgggcattacatttaactcaaccaaacaattgaaatctgtgacatatcaatgtcatttcgaacatcgatcgaccgagattgtacttaagtttagtagcaaatgtatgaactcattctaaacactcatcaatatgtaaaccggccctaaggcaagtgtacacgcttgtagaggcctcataggaaaaaaaattaaatactgattatctccgaaatggagttaattagaatatcggtgtctttgagaaattTACTTGATTttagctcaggaatgcacccttgaaattaacggaaaacaaaaaaaacacggtgtatataccGTACGAATGGAAGAGGGATATAGTTCTCTCTCTCTGTCTCTGTTTGTTTGTCTCACCTGATGCAATAGGTTGTTGAGTCGGAACTCGTTGAAGTATGTgggcgcggcggcggaggcGCGCACGGCGTGCCacaggcgcgcgcgcgccgtgcCGGGGAACACGGAGCGCACGCGGAACGGGCACTCGTACGAGCGGAACAGGAAGGGCGACAGCTTCGACCCGGCGTTCACTACGCACGACACTAGCGCCATCTGTGGGGAATATAACTATTATTAGCGATATTCGTTTAGCACACAGATATACGAGCTACGAGCGGTCGGGTCGAGCTGGAGCGactggagcgaggccagagcggtcgctgaagataggaaggcgtggcgcgagcttgtgaaggccctttgcacctctggggtgccttaggacaacaacaacacacaTATAGTATCAACTATATCTGTGGTTTAGCAGCATTCAAGGGGGGCGTTACAGCTAAAGTACCCTCGTTGATCGTcggtgtttttaatattgtcgagAGTCCATCAAGGATGGAGGGAAAAGAAGCACGTGGAAAGATTTCTTCACACTTCGCACGTGGAAAGACATTTCTGACCATTATTTTAGGTAAACGCAATTTTCTGCTTTCAGAATGGGTCTCTATTTCTTATTTTCCACTATTTGCAAAATTTCGCAATAGggtatactgtatttaaaataaattattttacaccatgcatgaaataaagcaccagatcattattagaaaaacactgataggagttatttttaaacacagaCAACacagttctatttaataaatcgggtagaaaatataaaaagtaggtgagttgaccgtgacgtcacgatgtaatatTTCACCATATTAGCAAATCTTTGGAATTTAtaccatattagcaaatcgttttgacagttctaaaaaagtaactaatTTGACTAGTAGGTAAAATTCCCTATTGCACATTGCATCGCATATAAAAAATTTGGTTcttaggcacttgtcccaccaagagcgagtaagcgattaactatcggcgattttctcgcccaagaaacgaacaaaagattaggatcctgtgttagtaaaagagacacatatattaatagttcatcgctggctgttcacactgccggcgagaacacatactctactagtttgtcgccgcgataagataaaactggctcagcggtactcgctcggcgatgctcgcttcgttgTTTGAACAAGTCTGCGACGTCTGCGTGTTGGGCTACGCTGCACtgcccgagcgagtgacgcgagtaatagcccgtcgcactcgaacactcgcctatagccgagcgacaaaactattggagctaacactcgcttctcgccgctcgcccactcgtttctagtttatcgttctactcgctcatcgtcggcggtgggacaagtgccttattagggatgtaccgactagtcgggaaagcagactatccggcctcatctgtagtcggcgactagtcggcaaaaatggccgattagtcggcactttataagttacagaaaaacagggcaaaaaaaaataaacagtaaatattttcataagcttttcacctattttacccaaattcctatttagcgtgcttacgaaaacttttattgaaattattgacCGTGTGGTCGCTTTCTTATGTCCGACTGTCCGGTCATCGTATGAGATAGGTATAGCCTTaggatttttagtgttccgtgcaaaactttgttcacggaacacttatttatttattttattttattttttagcgtTGCTATATGATAAATAGCGCAACGAATGGAGTAAAACGATTGTTTTTTTAGTGCATTTGAACCAAACTTTGAtcaaactaatgatctggccgactagccgactagtcggccaaatcaatagtcggtacatcactagttctTATATACCCCCTACTACCAGAAAAGGttgtctaggtacttactttagGCGTATCGTTCCTATTGCACTCCGTAAGAGTACAATCTCCCAGGTTCCTCTTCAATAACGCCTCCCACGCATCTGTGTCGTAGTAGGAATGAGTCCACACTAACCTAGATGTACCTGTTAATACAAAACACATAATATATGGGGacttatctatgaaaaggggccttattgtcgatggcgcatacgccgcacagcgtcgcgcggcattgtatttatatcggagcatcgttaataatggcgtaagcgccatcgacaataaggtcccgtttCATAGATAACTTCACATATTAACTAAGAAACATTATAAACAATTAGTTGCACTAAGGCTTTCTggaatacctacttagtacaaGTTTGTAGAGCGGCAAAAAAGTTTAATGGAATGGCTGGGAACTCAAATCAATTACAATATTTAGTTTTGTTTAAATAAGAATTTTTCCAATAGAATTCCCATAGTGACATCAAAATAATAGTGCGGTTTTTATCTATAATAGTCCTACGAGGCACTAACTTTCTCTCAATTACAACTTTTTAAGATATTATGGAGTCCAATATAGATCCGGTAAAATTGagatatttatttcagattttaaaattattaatatcaaATAACCTTCaaatccttaattttttttgaatcaAGCTCTttgatatatatttataatattttacctCCAATGAGCGAGGTGTTCCCGAACATTTCCTTGGAAAGCGTCATGTACATTTGATTAGCAGTGTCCAGGGTGCCCAC contains:
- the LOC134678569 gene encoding calcium-independent phospholipase A2-gamma-like: MSSLGSQWRIIRHYLSISNLNSEVEKLVQRMKPASPEQWDNLIRKFEKAVTARLSTTTKEIEPALDKKSSTKESSTASTTDERPFKIPNHDEKFPQEGLSVGSEAKEITMEGLWQGLKLKKDTHFGKISENSWKSNKPVVTKTSIHSRTAYVISALVTAETTECLMRRTEHFIDHLKQYPESRDYAIKEGAVRALLRVQRRLNDDQPITKETAGIVKEALALMGYTGPTKGPGPNILSIDGGGIRGLIAIEVLRHLERLTGRRVQDMFDYIIGVSTGAIIAAVIGGGVGTLDTANQMYMTLSKEMFGNTSLIGGTSRLVWTHSYYDTDAWEALLKRNLGDCTLTECNRNDTPKMALVSCVVNAGSKLSPFLFRSYECPFRVRSVFPGTARARLWHAVRASAAAPTYFNEFRLNNLLHQDGGIMVNNPTGVGLHEAKLLFGAKALQNGTVISVGTGKALHKHLDYQSLSNGLQKEAPGTSWKDKFNKILDSATDTEGWFCFAPFFYPCRTVISIGTGKALHKHLDYRSLSNGLQKEAPGTSWKDKFNKILDSATDTEGTHLVLNDLLPPGSYYRFNPPLMEECAMDEINPDKLNSLVTDTQAYIRRNQHKFQQAAAMLVRKRTIAQKVMDFVDYQSQIMGVVAK